In Sparus aurata chromosome 5, fSpaAur1.1, whole genome shotgun sequence, the genomic window gacaggtagagacagagagagagagacaggtagagacaggtagagacagagagagagacagagagagagacaggtagagacagagagagagacaggtagagacaggtagagacagagagagagacagagagagagacaggtagagacagagagagagagacaggtagagacaggtagagagacagagagagagacagagagagagagacaggtagagacagagagagagacaggtagagagagattAATAATCAGACTCTGATGTCACAGAGGTCATATCCATGTTTTTACACAATCCAGCATTTGTATAATAACAAGTGCAGTACTGCAGCACTACTACAGTACTGCTACAGTACTGCTACAGTACTGTAGCAGTACTGTAGTAGTGCtgctgtactgcagtacagcgTACAGACAGCAGTATATATACTCACGCAGTAGTTTCCTCTGCTTCTTCTGCAGGCAGGACTTGACGTAGCGCTCCAGCTCTCGGAGCGTGGAGGGTTTGAGGGTCTCGAAGTCGATCTCGATCTCGTCGGGGTTGGAGTCCCTCAGCGACGGCTCTCTGGACTGGATGATGTGGACGACCCGGCCCAGCTTCTCCCCCGGCAGCCGGTTTATATCCAGACTCAGCTGCCGCTTCTCGTCATACGACATGGGCAGGGACGACTCCTCGCCGTCGTCTCCGTTGGCTGATCCACCGCCGGACGCCTTACTGCCTTTCTTCGGTTGCCTGGAAACACACAGAGCCGCTCGGATTGGTCAGAGCGTCTGAGAATGTTAGCTCTTTAACCCTCcggggtctggggtataattggccgtttttgaccatttctgattataccattatatttcaccttaaaaactatttaccttgccttgtttggtgtcattattttcaccacaacctcacatgtgtgactgtacagttattctttcattttgacacactgtattaacacaatggacctaaaatcataCATacaacataaaatctgagtaggaaaaagttagtttttttactgtgaaaaccacaaatatgctcaacgaaccatttttattacttataatgcaaatataaattgttgtttgccaaatctgtgcataagtttttgaaatttacaaagttatatgtaactatttacatttaaatgcaggcaacacctcaggctcaggtctgcctgagctcctccagctcaatgaaaagctgcactgcctgctccactacacactacataacacactacataacacactaactatgcactccaaacacgctaaatgtcacaaatctcccaactctcaaaactcgcgatctctgtcgctgcctctctgaccggcactgctgctttcacttttccgctccgtcccttccaaatcttcccccccgcccttagcaaccaaatcacgtgatgtgccatgtaattttgtgattgtctggtgtggtgcctttttccaccaataggaacgtgtttttttgcttgcacttcctgcttgcgaACACGTTCGTGAGGAAAGCCCGATCTCTTtacgtctcttcctgcaccgaacacgcagcaaacgtgacggcaacaCTAGCGAAAAAGTGTAGCGTACATAATACATCGTAACTCcagttttacttggcctatcaacacgatttaaaaactgacatatagtttgaaggttgctcAAACATATGGAGTCCGAAACACTTAGGAACAGGGAGCTGATTGGATGGTACCTGGTGGCAGTCACTGTGCTGTTGGCTTTCCTGGCAGGAGCcttcttctgattggctggtttgGGCTGCTGAGCGGCGGCCTTGggcttcttctcttcctccatcttgcCCTTGTTCCCTTTGTCTTTGtccttgtctttcttcttctccttgtctttcttctctttcttcttctttggctTGCTGACGGGAGCCTGGGACAGGACAGCCAGCTGCTCGTGCACCGCCTTCAACTGGTGGAATACACTGATAATCAATACCTTCAACTTCTGATCAATACCTGGAGCGCCTTTAGCTGCTGATGGTCTACACAACCACAATCACATGATAATATGAAGATGATTATTTAGAAAACCCGTTAATAGAAAATCAAACGTTCATTAAATCTACAATGatgttaaaaagaagaaaacgagGATGTTCTTGACCTGTGATTGGTCGGCAGCACCAACCTGCTCCTGTAGCTCAGCCAATCGCGTGGCTCGCTCCTCCTCTGAGTCGGACGATTCGTCGGAGGAGgagttgttgctgctgtcagaggaggcGGTGCTTTTACTGACCAATGGTGTTGTAGATGGGACTGATGCCTCGAGGCCCTCATCAGGTATCTTAGCGAAACGCATCTCGAACACGTCCTGCGGAGAGGTCCATTTAGTGACTCATTGACTGATTACTGCCGACAGAGCCCAATGAGGAGCAGGCTCTGAGAGGACCGGAGGGTCTCCAGGTGTTACGTACCTGCAGCTTGCGGGCCATGGCAACCACCTCGTGGTCTGGAGGATTGTACTTGTAGCAGTTGGAGAACATTAACCTGACGTCAGTGGCGAAGCTCTGAGGATCACTGTATTCTCCTTTATCCATCTTTTTCTATCAGAGAATCAACATGAGACCAAGAGTCAGTTCACAGTTCAACCCTCATCTGAGCACACAAGATTCACCTGAGATTCACCTGAGATTCACCTGAGATTCACCCGTTTAGATCTATTTGTTGATTTCCACCTCTCTATTGGTTCTGTCTGATCTGAGGTTTTTTTCATCCAGcagaataaaagctttgaaGCCGACAGTATAGCGGTTcacagctgtgatgtcacacttcCTGTTGGCGTTCTTAACTTGGATCTGATCGCCGTCTCACAGGTCAACTGTTGGTCGTTTGTCTGTCTCAGATATttgccccttttagatagaaaaggcggcacatttgcagcCAGGTAAATGCTTCAATTGGCCTTGTGAAAatgaggcgtaatattccttcttttccaaaaagccgccactgggaTAACATAAACATGTGACTTGACGTGAGGCAcaaagttgggcgtgaacaacATACAACATATGTGTCGGAAGAGTATTTAGCCCCGTGATACCAGTGTCAGTCAGAATTGCTACGCAGCTGCCCACTCAAGGCCGGCGGGATGCAGCATAATCATGAATGGCCACTGCCTCGTCATGACTGCGGCGCTCCGCCCCCTCCGTTAGCTGCCTCAAGCACcagacagctaacaggaagcaggtcaaatttgtcttcaaaataagagctttacattgcaccccagtttggagtttagaactgtgTTCTTAGcaggggcttttaatttgaaagtagtgaccgttagtagcttgctgctacaacaagcggacaacaaagacagctacagagagcgaggagacgctagcatctcctggatctcagcagctgcccagttgttcatcttaatgtccgcagatgaaatgatggactaactgctgtgatcagctgtttcctggttttaaaactccccggctgtgggtcgcacaacagtgcaggtcatccacacctccgcccacctcacacagaggccggcacatCGATGGCTCGGATTTACATCGTAACGAGGTGGCAGATTGccggaccacaacagaccctaaatataccgccttctgtctaaatccgcagacctagccgcaaaaaggacggacacattggcggcttgctgcccagtataaaaacaactATGAACTCAGCTTGTTTCTTTACCGACCCGTCTGATACTGTGATGTCATGGCAGTGTGATTATGTAATTGTGCATTACCCGGACGGTGCTGAGGTCCATGGggtgtttgatgatgtcatggtagTCGTGCAGCTCCAGAGCCTCGGCGTCGACTGGCTTGTAGAAGGGCCAGGCGTAGGCAGCGTGTTTCTTCGAGAGCATCTCCTTCAGGATGGCGTCACAGTGCTTCATCTGCTCACCCAGCTTACCACCCTTCCTTCCCCCGGCCCCGCCTCCACCAGCTCCCAGCTCGCCCACAGCTACCTCCTCGCCTGTCTCCCTGCGGGTCTTGGCAGGGCGGGCGGCTGCCTCGCGGCGGGACGAGCCCAGTTTGGGTGGTTTGGTGTCCTGAGCGGACGGAGAGTCTGCGCGACCAGCAGAGATGGCCGACGTGGTTGGAGTGGTGGTGTCGGCTTTCCTCTTCACACCTTTCTTCTGTTGGAGACAGATAGGtgtgaagacagacaggtggagacaaaGACAGGTAAAAAGATACAGATAGAGCGAGACATGCAGACACAAAAGAGTAGAAAGACACGGGCAGagggagacaggtggagacGGGCAGGTGGACAAAGGGCAGAGAGACAGGTacaaagacagacaggtatTTCCTGTTCTATGAGGGTCATGTGACGCCATTACCTTGACAACAGGCTGTGCAGATGGCATCATGGTTGCTGTGGGCTGCGGGGCAGACAGAGGGGGCGTGGTTTGGACTGGTGTGGGCGTGGTCGAGATGACAGGTGTctgagagggggagggggaggggtatgaggggggaggggaggctgAAGACTCCGCCTGCTGACTCACTGAAAGAGAAACAGTGCTGTTAGTCCTGCAGTACTTTACTGTGCACGTACATGACTGTAGAGCTGGGCGATATCaccagatgtttgtttttcatatcaATCAATGACGATAATTATATCACgatatataacaataataataaagagtATTCTCCTGACAGAACCCAAAACACACCAGAAGGTTATTATggtttataaaataaatgtatttattgtcagATACTAGATGACAAACATACAACAGAGCCAACCAACCACGTGGCTTCATGTTCAACACTGAAGaagtaaaatgataaatatggACAACAAACTTgtctcaaacattttagaggtagttcactgaactgaacactgattcaagaaaataataaaaagtttaACGGTGAGGATGATGATGCTCGTGTATCTGTGAATACTGCAGGCAGTTAAGTTCAgctcagggttcgtacacatttttcaaggtcaaattcaagcacttttcaagcacttttaagggtcattttcaaatttttccagcaccataTCGCTGAGGTAAAATACAtgatctacaggaatatatacactcatttttattttttttttcactttttatcacaattatgcacATTGTGttatgctgtaaacttctaaaattatgtttcataacagcaaaaagtttagaaattaaaggagaacaaaaagttttatccaaaaaaatggaagccacttggcgttcttcagacacactcgcaccgagacagagagacctgagagcaccctgtaaatttcttttttgacataaatttgtatgtttcaaaatgcagtgttgggagtaacgcattacaaaagtaatgcaattactgtaatgtgTTACTTTAgtgctgtaacgcagtaatgtaagacattacaaaaaaaatattttacttggtacaaatcccagtaacgcatgttacaatgcattttaaacccgaaactaagtggtgtgttgtttttatacaaattctccaacagcttcctgttagtgctggagaactattgattgaggagaagacgactgcagcagcagacaagttggactcGCGAGATGGACATACGCTCATTATCTTCAGTTCctcagagacaaggatgtgaagaacattatagctacgtgcactttgtgtgcaaaaccaaaagatctctctacctcccGAAACAACacaagtatgtatgtatgtaagatatgctgccactttcaacagtggattctccgtcttttagaataattgtgagcaagatccccgtccaggctagcaataacaaggtaagctatcattgcctcaacaggttagtgctgctgggctactgactataatataaacagccaatagaacagcgacataacgtcaatctgtttcacatcagtctgtatccagataaaacatacaaaaacttcataaacattagctaaagggccttacaatgtaggctaatcttactttattagaagtaagtcatgaaaatgggagaaaagtgaacatttccttttcacacttaaagctcttACGTATGTCAGTGCCTGAtgtgacgttacagagacaaactgaacagtcagtttctgactctggcactttcagctctggtgcATCAAATTCGAGTCACATTTCTtgtgactggagagcgcagGCTCTCCCACTGCACACATCTGCAAATCtttttgcagaccttgcatgacgccactctttgattcgattcttatcttaaccatagtttgtagttatcattttgAAGCCAACGCTTGTTAAAACAACAGCCTcccggcattttgtcatctcctgctgtctctcttggAAAGGGGTGGGGCTACACACAGACCGGCAGGTcgcggagaggagcagagaggctcagcggagcccaggaggaaacatctccacatacggatctcttactgattttatttctccttgttatacgcaaactatccagtctgatctcaattttgtgaaagacatagaGTATATGACAGTAGCACagacataatgtcaagcactttcaagcacttaaactaaaatccaagcacttttcagaccttgaaaacacaacattgaaactcaagcactttcacggatttcaagcacccgtacgaaccctgtcaGCTTCATCATCCTCCTGTTCTGTATGAACCGATGTGGTTCTGTAAGACCCGATGTGACCACATATGAGCTCTGAGCAGCTCCACCTCGACCCTCCACCCTGCGTTCAGCTGAGGGATGTTAGCAGAGTGGACTTAGCATCCGTGACGTCATTagcctgtttttaaactgtgcttACAGGCTTCATGTCTTTAGCGGTACTGTGCGTAACTGAGCTGGTTCTGTCTTTGTTTCGCTTCTTCTCATATGGGACAATGGCTGAAAAAGCTGCAGAGATTGCTGGTTGTGGAAGTTAAGTGTGACTAGTAGAAGCAGTGGGGCTGGTCTGTTGGCTACCTGTTAGCAGGATAGCGTAAACGATGGAGTTCTGTTTGGGTCGGTACCTGTTGAGATGATGGAAGAGGGTGGTGGCCGACACATTCTGCACCTAATGCTGGTCTGTCAGACTTCAGGTAGGAGAACTAGTTCCAAATAAGCGAAGACCTTTCTTCGGTCCAACTTTGTTTCCTCGCGCTCGGTTTCGCGAGTCGGACCGATCAACAGGTTGTTGTGAGTGGGAGGGGCCAGAAACATGCATCCACCACAtgcatttgtttctctgctgtgtgattggctgttggtgtagCGTTTTCTAGTGAGAGGACAACGGActcaaaaaaaaactttatcgAAAAGAAATGCCATAAATTTATCATTgctatattttgaaaatgatcgAGATCtttttatcgcccagccctagttgaAAGTACTGCAATAATCAATACAGACTGTAGTACTTTTGTAGTACTTCATGGTAAAactttatatataaaaataactgcagtgatatcaaataaataaacttcaTACACATTCTTACTGATACAACAGgtactgtagtaacagtaccTGTTGTATcagtactgtagtaacagtactgtagtataagtactgtagtacctgtagtaacagtactgtagtataagtactgtagtacctgttgtatcagtactgtagtaacagtactgtagtactgtagtataagtactgtagtacctgtagtaacagtactgtagtacctgtagtaacagtactgtagtacctgtagtaacagtactgtagtaacagtactgtagtaacagtactgtagtacctgttgtatcagtactgtagtaacagtactgtagtataagtac contains:
- the LOC115581633 gene encoding bromodomain-containing protein 3-like, coding for MMPSAQPVVKKGVKRKADTTTPTTSAISAGRADSPSAQDTKPPKLGSSRREAAARPAKTRRETGEEVAVGELGAGGGGAGGRKGGKLGEQMKHCDAILKEMLSKKHAAYAWPFYKPVDAEALELHDYHDIIKHPMDLSTVRKKMDKGEYSDPQSFATDVRLMFSNCYKYNPPDHEVVAMARKLQDVFEMRFAKIPDEGLEASVPSTTPLVSKSTASSDSSNNSSSDESSDSEEERATRLAELQEQVGAADQSQLKAVHEQLAVLSQAPVSKPKKKKEKKDKEKKKDKDKDKGNKGKMEEEKKPKAAAQQPKPANQKKAPARKANSTVTATRQPKKGSKASGGGSANGDDGEESSLPMSYDEKRQLSLDINRLPGEKLGRVVHIIQSREPSLRDSNPDEIEIDFETLKPSTLRELERYVKSCLQKKQRKLLQKAAGGGASGGGASRLSGSSSSSSDDSSSTGTSSSSDTD